A region of Subtercola boreus DNA encodes the following proteins:
- a CDS encoding FAD-dependent monooxygenase yields MNENPKVLISGASIAGPALAYWLGRYGWRSTVVERASEFRDGGQNIDVRGAGREVLRRAGLEDAVRRANTGEVGTRFLGSGGSIVAEFPVRASESGGATAELEILRGDLARILVDASVAGDLTDYLYGDQIAGIVEGEDDVEVTFESGEQRRFDLVVAADGMRSSTRELVFGGEASVHPLGMETSYFTVPRTATDTPWWNWYNEAGGLAVTLRPDQHGTTRATLSSISYGKVGGSGRSGAVDARSERRTAAEQRARLREQFRDVGWEAPRLLDALDDASDLYFESIGQVKAPHWSRGRVALAGDAAWCASPVSGMGTSLSIVGAYVLAGELASHVHHRDAFAGYERIMRPYVDQAQQLPPGVPRVANPRTRAGLAALHVALRAASTPLVGKLGAKLFAPPADRIELPDYAHLERGRA; encoded by the coding sequence ATGAACGAGAATCCGAAAGTCCTGATCTCCGGGGCGAGCATTGCCGGCCCCGCCCTCGCCTACTGGCTGGGGCGTTACGGCTGGCGGAGCACCGTGGTCGAACGGGCGTCGGAGTTCCGCGACGGGGGGCAGAACATCGACGTGCGTGGGGCGGGCCGTGAAGTGCTGCGGCGAGCGGGCCTCGAAGACGCGGTTCGCCGGGCGAACACGGGTGAGGTCGGCACGCGGTTCCTGGGCAGCGGCGGGTCGATCGTCGCCGAATTCCCGGTGCGGGCCTCGGAGAGCGGCGGCGCAACAGCCGAACTCGAGATCCTTCGCGGGGACCTGGCGCGCATCCTCGTCGACGCAAGCGTGGCCGGCGACCTCACCGACTATCTCTACGGCGACCAGATCGCGGGGATCGTCGAAGGCGAAGACGACGTGGAAGTGACATTCGAGAGCGGCGAGCAGCGGCGCTTCGACCTCGTCGTCGCCGCAGACGGAATGCGCTCGAGCACCCGCGAGCTCGTGTTCGGCGGCGAAGCATCCGTTCATCCCCTCGGCATGGAGACGAGCTACTTCACCGTCCCGCGCACCGCCACCGACACCCCCTGGTGGAACTGGTACAACGAAGCGGGCGGCCTCGCCGTGACGCTCCGACCCGACCAGCACGGCACGACGCGCGCGACGCTCTCGTCGATCAGCTACGGGAAGGTCGGCGGTTCCGGCAGGTCCGGGGCGGTGGATGCTCGCAGTGAGCGCCGCACGGCCGCTGAGCAGAGGGCGCGGCTCCGCGAGCAGTTCCGTGACGTCGGCTGGGAGGCTCCGCGCCTTCTCGACGCGCTCGACGACGCGTCCGACCTGTACTTCGAGTCGATCGGGCAGGTGAAGGCACCGCACTGGTCCCGCGGTCGTGTCGCGCTGGCAGGGGATGCCGCGTGGTGCGCCTCGCCCGTGAGCGGCATGGGCACCAGCCTGTCGATCGTGGGCGCGTACGTGCTTGCGGGCGAGCTCGCCTCGCACGTGCACCACCGGGATGCGTTCGCCGGCTACGAGCGGATCATGCGCCCCTACGTCGACCAGGCACAGCAGCTCCCGCCCGGAGTGCCCCGCGTTGCCAACCCGCGGACGCGGGCCGGTCTCGCGGCGCTGCACGTGGCGCTCCGCGCCGCATCCACCCCCCTCGTGGGCAAGCTCGGCGCGAAACTCTTCGCGCCGCCCGCCGACAGGATCGAGCTGCCCGACTACGCGCACCTGGAGCGCGGCCGCGCGTAG
- a CDS encoding MATE family efflux transporter — protein MSTSPSTPPSTPPVTLPPRVGAVGTNRWYLSAAPIVRALVHLCVPMAAAMIVGAVYNVVNAGFIGSLHDATLLAAITFGTPLLGLVMAVGGVFGVGGGALISRLFGAAETDSGQADQIKHVSSFALWGAIVTGAILGGLGLLLLGPLVSLLGADAAAVPATSAYVAVMLGFVPVLAAAFCLEQIVRAEGAARQVMIGLIASTIANVVFDVLFILVLHWGVGGAALAMGLSNLGVVVYFIVWLQRHSEHVSLAPRWFTLSPAVLKPVFGVGVGELLQSAFLIVTSLVLNNLAVAYGDSALAAMGVAVRIAQVPEFLVMGVTLGVLPLLAYSYGKGDRARLRSALRVSAVTVGGIVLLSAASVFVFRDQVFSAFVSDPSVLAIGVTILTAQLVAMIVNGFTGLLTSLFQATGRSVPAIVMSLAQGVLFIPIVLLGNLWFGLAGIIWSLTVSEGLVFLLGVVIWLASRRAIDRGLAAGSPERAEHVLESAAA, from the coding sequence ATGAGCACCTCACCCTCCACCCCACCCTCCACTCCCCCCGTCACACTCCCGCCCCGGGTAGGCGCCGTCGGCACCAATCGCTGGTACCTCTCCGCCGCACCGATCGTGCGCGCCCTGGTGCACCTCTGCGTGCCGATGGCCGCCGCCATGATCGTGGGCGCCGTCTACAACGTCGTCAACGCGGGCTTCATCGGCTCGCTGCACGACGCCACCCTGCTCGCCGCCATCACGTTCGGCACACCCCTCCTCGGCCTGGTCATGGCGGTCGGCGGCGTGTTCGGCGTCGGCGGCGGCGCCCTCATCTCGAGGCTGTTCGGCGCCGCCGAGACCGACTCAGGCCAGGCCGACCAGATCAAGCACGTCTCCTCCTTCGCCCTGTGGGGGGCCATCGTGACGGGCGCCATCCTCGGCGGTCTCGGACTGCTGCTGCTCGGTCCGCTCGTGTCGCTTCTCGGGGCGGATGCCGCCGCGGTGCCCGCGACGAGCGCCTACGTGGCCGTCATGCTCGGCTTCGTGCCGGTGCTCGCCGCCGCCTTCTGCCTGGAACAGATCGTGCGGGCGGAGGGTGCGGCGCGGCAGGTGATGATCGGGCTCATCGCGTCCACCATCGCGAACGTCGTCTTCGACGTGCTGTTCATCCTGGTGCTGCACTGGGGCGTCGGCGGAGCGGCACTCGCGATGGGGCTCTCGAACCTCGGAGTCGTCGTCTACTTCATCGTCTGGCTGCAGCGCCACAGCGAACACGTGAGCCTCGCGCCACGCTGGTTCACCCTGTCGCCCGCCGTGCTGAAGCCGGTCTTCGGCGTGGGTGTCGGCGAGCTTCTGCAGTCGGCCTTCCTGATCGTCACCTCCCTGGTGCTGAACAACCTCGCGGTGGCCTACGGCGACAGCGCCCTCGCCGCGATGGGCGTCGCCGTGCGCATCGCCCAGGTGCCGGAGTTCCTCGTCATGGGCGTCACCCTCGGCGTACTGCCGCTGCTCGCTTACTCCTACGGCAAAGGCGACCGAGCCAGGCTCCGGTCGGCCCTCCGGGTCTCGGCGGTCACCGTCGGCGGCATCGTGCTCCTCTCGGCCGCTTCGGTCTTCGTGTTCCGCGACCAGGTCTTCTCAGCGTTCGTCTCCGACCCCTCCGTGCTGGCCATCGGTGTCACCATCCTCACCGCCCAGCTCGTCGCGATGATCGTGAACGGTTTCACCGGTCTGCTGACCTCGCTCTTCCAGGCGACCGGGCGCTCGGTGCCCGCCATCGTCATGTCCCTGGCGCAGGGCGTGCTGTTCATCCCCATCGTGCTGCTCGGCAACCTCTGGTTCGGTCTCGCCGGCATCATCTGGTCGCTGACCGTCTCCGAGGGGCTCGTCTTCCTCCTCGGCGTCGTCATCTGGCTCGCATCCCGCCGGGCGATCGACCGCGGTCTCGCCGCGGGCAGCCCCGAGCGCGCCGAACACGTGCTGGAATCGGCGGCCGCCTGA
- a CDS encoding MarR family winged helix-turn-helix transcriptional regulator, translating to MKEPEFTSTLSLLRWIGWAQRKVGEDWIRERELSHEQAFALGFLEQNPGSIQRDIAALTRTSAASVSSLLQGLERRGLIERRTEGGNERSKRVYATPAGAELIAGFDSAMEAADDTILAPLSAAERATLHDLLTKVTSVLPQPTR from the coding sequence ATGAAGGAACCGGAATTCACCAGCACGCTCTCACTGCTGCGCTGGATCGGCTGGGCACAGCGCAAAGTCGGCGAGGACTGGATCCGCGAGCGTGAGCTGAGCCATGAGCAGGCATTCGCCCTCGGTTTCCTCGAACAGAACCCCGGATCCATCCAGCGCGACATCGCCGCACTCACCCGCACCAGCGCCGCCAGCGTGTCGAGCCTCCTGCAGGGGCTCGAACGCCGAGGCCTCATCGAACGCCGCACGGAGGGCGGGAACGAGCGCAGCAAACGCGTCTACGCCACGCCCGCCGGCGCCGAACTCATCGCCGGCTTCGACTCCGCCATGGAGGCCGCCGACGACACCATCCTCGCGCCGCTCAGCGCAGCGGAGCGGGCCACGCTGCACGACCTCCTGACGAAGGTGACCTCCGTGTTGCCGCAACCCACGCGATAA
- a CDS encoding alpha/beta hydrolase: MTSTDSVREFARPPYDPELAAVLAVLGAQMPPTVTPGMIAPMRSASVTPPIEELLAGRAVTHEERSVPGPEGAPEIILSIFRRTDHVAGGPGIYNVHGGGMIIGDRFTGLEPLLDWVEQFDAVLVSVEYRLAPESPDPALVDDCYAGLVWTAEHADELGFNADRLVISGGSAGGGIAAGVTLMARDKGGPALIGSLLMYPMLDDRNETVSSHQFVGIGVWDRGSNDTGWDALLGDRRGTENVSIYAAPARATDLSGLPPTFIDVGSAEVFRDEDVAYASKIWADGGICELHVTPGVFHGAELMAPAAALSTAVAENRTRWLRRILGV, encoded by the coding sequence ATGACATCCACCGATTCTGTCCGCGAGTTCGCTCGCCCGCCCTACGACCCGGAGCTCGCTGCAGTGCTCGCCGTGCTCGGCGCACAGATGCCGCCGACCGTGACCCCTGGGATGATCGCCCCGATGCGCTCGGCGAGCGTCACACCGCCGATCGAGGAGTTGCTGGCCGGCCGCGCGGTGACCCACGAGGAGCGCAGCGTGCCCGGACCCGAGGGGGCTCCGGAGATCATCCTGAGCATCTTCCGTCGCACGGATCACGTGGCGGGAGGCCCGGGGATCTACAACGTGCACGGTGGCGGCATGATCATCGGCGACCGCTTCACCGGCCTCGAACCGCTGCTGGACTGGGTCGAGCAGTTCGATGCCGTGCTGGTGAGCGTCGAGTACCGGCTCGCTCCCGAGTCCCCCGATCCTGCCCTCGTCGACGACTGCTACGCCGGGCTGGTCTGGACCGCGGAGCACGCCGACGAGCTCGGCTTCAACGCCGACCGACTGGTCATCTCGGGAGGAAGCGCTGGCGGCGGCATCGCCGCGGGAGTCACCCTGATGGCCCGGGACAAGGGCGGTCCCGCGCTGATCGGCTCCCTGCTGATGTACCCGATGCTGGATGACCGGAATGAAACGGTTTCGAGCCACCAGTTCGTCGGCATCGGCGTCTGGGACCGGGGCAGCAACGACACCGGCTGGGATGCTCTCCTGGGCGATCGCCGCGGGACGGAGAACGTGTCCATCTACGCGGCTCCTGCTCGCGCGACCGACCTCTCCGGTCTTCCGCCCACGTTCATCGATGTCGGCTCGGCTGAGGTCTTCCGCGACGAGGACGTGGCGTATGCGTCGAAGATCTGGGCCGACGGTGGCATCTGCGAGCTGCATGTGACCCCGGGGGTGTTCCACGGGGCTGAGCTGATGGCGCCCGCGGCTGCCCTGTCGACCGCCGTCGCAGAGAACAGGACCCGCTGGTTGCGGCGTATCCTCGGCGTCTGA
- a CDS encoding helix-turn-helix domain-containing protein produces MDLQNMQELVGRITALDPVASDSLRVISYFDTLVEGHASAEALLRAASVLTGCGVGFVAEETVMRVDSAGARSADPGVPEGGRWPSHAVGEGWYAWIERSGSAHVNDAMVLERLSFGLRISLERTHPVAIARRNLEILIDAAESPDARAAAARRLRVDTGLLRLVAAPAADSGAEPGAGSVVVDTLVGRVRARIVREGAGAPLGRLGLGLLLPATDAPRSWQTALLALRLSTEAEPVIDASALGGMLLLAEAAETSSHPQPDVEAIDRLVQDDPRNLANLELLVRAESVRAAAASTGVHHSTMQARVSELSERLGFDVRSSEGRVRLSLALRLHHLATNRF; encoded by the coding sequence GTGGATCTCCAGAACATGCAGGAACTAGTGGGACGGATCACCGCCCTCGATCCGGTGGCGAGCGACAGCCTGCGGGTGATCTCCTACTTCGACACGCTGGTGGAGGGGCATGCGTCGGCCGAGGCGCTCCTCCGCGCCGCCAGCGTGCTCACGGGGTGCGGGGTCGGCTTTGTTGCAGAGGAGACGGTGATGCGTGTCGACAGCGCCGGTGCGCGCTCGGCGGATCCCGGCGTTCCGGAGGGTGGCCGTTGGCCCTCCCACGCGGTCGGTGAGGGCTGGTACGCGTGGATCGAACGGAGCGGGAGCGCTCACGTGAACGACGCGATGGTGCTGGAGCGACTGTCGTTCGGCTTGCGGATCTCGCTGGAACGCACCCATCCGGTCGCCATTGCCCGCCGGAACCTGGAGATCCTCATCGATGCGGCCGAGAGTCCCGACGCCCGGGCGGCAGCGGCTCGCCGCCTGAGGGTCGACACCGGCCTGCTGCGACTGGTGGCGGCCCCGGCCGCCGACTCTGGAGCCGAGCCGGGTGCCGGCAGCGTTGTGGTCGACACGCTTGTCGGCCGGGTGCGGGCGAGGATCGTTCGCGAAGGCGCGGGTGCGCCTCTCGGCCGCCTCGGTCTCGGACTCCTTCTCCCGGCGACCGATGCGCCGCGGTCGTGGCAGACGGCGCTCCTGGCGCTCCGTCTGTCCACGGAGGCCGAACCGGTCATCGACGCCAGCGCCCTCGGCGGCATGCTTCTGCTCGCCGAAGCAGCCGAGACCTCATCCCATCCGCAGCCCGACGTCGAGGCGATCGATCGGCTGGTGCAGGATGACCCACGGAACCTCGCGAACCTCGAACTCCTCGTGCGTGCGGAGAGCGTCCGCGCGGCGGCGGCCTCGACAGGGGTGCACCACTCGACGATGCAGGCCCGCGTGTCCGAGCTCAGCGAGCGACTCGGCTTCGATGTGCGTTCTTCAGAAGGCCGGGTACGGCTGTCGCTGGCGCTCCGCCTCCACCACCTTGCCACGAATCGGTTCTGA
- the treS gene encoding maltose alpha-D-glucosyltransferase has protein sequence MTEEESTEPAAEITFDGELYPARPPRLRPRANLRASRIQRSFSDPRSADASNVSYVEWLIRQSMLRDAQVLSRGLSGQPSMWRNPYAKPDARRAIRTASVWFTAYPISLITEPGVSYLGALGDERLWAAFETIGISAVHTGPVKRAGGITGWSMTASVDGHFDRISTQIDPAFGSEDEFRLLSDVADHHGGSVIDDIVPGHTGKGADFRLAEMAYKDYPGIYHMVEIPEESWGLLPEVPAGRDSVNLNKETEHQLAEQGFIIGELQRVIFYSPGQKDTNWSATGPVLGVDGITRRWVYLHYFKQGQPSINWLDPTFAGMRLVIGDALHSLGDLGSSALRLDANGFLGVEKSASGSPAWSEGHPLSEAANHLIAGMVRKVGGFSFQELNLTIEDIRDTGRVGADLSYDFINRPAYQHALAMGDTEFLRLTLRTSLSLGVEPVSLVHALQNHDELTYELLHWETLHRADLYPFRDEEITGGQLAETVRADLVSKLTGDAADYNMVFTTNGIACTTASVIAATQGHTTLASITDEDVASIRAAHLCLVRFNAWQPGVFALSAWDLLGMLPVPVDEVRDLIADGDTRWIERGAHDLMNVFPEATASSSGMPRGRSLYGPLPEQLDTPGSFALSVRQILDLRSTYGLDIASQVDIPDVAHPGMLVMVHRLDEGDITIEDPRLQITVLNFTGEEIDGTVRSDALIARRAVIDATTREETGRVDDLQSFSVSLPPYGGLFLIIEPEVEAAE, from the coding sequence ATGACCGAAGAAGAATCGACCGAACCCGCTGCCGAGATCACGTTCGACGGCGAGCTCTATCCGGCGCGGCCGCCACGCCTCCGGCCCCGCGCGAACCTCCGTGCGAGCCGCATCCAACGCTCCTTCTCCGATCCGCGGTCAGCCGACGCGTCGAACGTCTCCTATGTCGAATGGCTGATCCGGCAGTCGATGCTCCGCGACGCCCAGGTGCTCTCGCGCGGTCTGTCCGGCCAGCCGAGCATGTGGCGGAACCCCTACGCGAAACCGGATGCCCGGCGAGCCATCCGCACAGCATCCGTCTGGTTCACCGCCTACCCCATCTCGCTGATCACCGAACCGGGTGTCTCCTACCTCGGCGCCCTCGGCGACGAACGGCTCTGGGCCGCCTTCGAGACCATCGGCATCTCAGCCGTGCACACCGGCCCCGTGAAGCGTGCCGGCGGCATCACCGGCTGGAGCATGACAGCCAGCGTCGACGGCCACTTCGACCGCATCTCCACCCAGATCGACCCCGCGTTCGGCTCGGAGGACGAGTTCCGGCTGCTCTCGGATGTCGCCGACCATCACGGCGGCAGCGTCATCGACGACATCGTGCCGGGCCACACCGGCAAGGGCGCCGACTTCCGCCTCGCGGAGATGGCCTACAAGGACTACCCGGGCATCTACCACATGGTCGAGATCCCCGAGGAGAGCTGGGGGCTGCTGCCCGAGGTGCCCGCGGGCCGCGACTCGGTGAACCTCAACAAGGAGACCGAGCACCAGCTCGCCGAGCAGGGTTTCATCATCGGCGAACTGCAGCGCGTGATCTTCTACTCCCCCGGCCAGAAGGACACGAACTGGAGCGCCACCGGCCCCGTGCTCGGCGTCGACGGCATCACCCGCCGCTGGGTCTACCTGCACTACTTCAAGCAGGGCCAGCCCTCGATCAACTGGCTCGACCCCACGTTCGCCGGAATGCGCCTCGTGATCGGCGATGCGTTGCACTCCCTCGGCGACCTCGGTTCGAGCGCGCTCCGCCTCGACGCCAACGGCTTCCTCGGCGTGGAGAAGAGCGCCTCAGGCAGCCCGGCGTGGTCGGAGGGACATCCGCTCTCCGAGGCCGCGAACCACCTCATCGCGGGCATGGTGCGGAAGGTCGGCGGCTTCAGCTTCCAGGAGCTGAACCTCACCATCGAGGACATCCGCGACACCGGCCGGGTCGGCGCCGACCTCTCCTACGACTTCATCAACCGGCCCGCCTACCAGCACGCGCTGGCGATGGGCGACACCGAGTTCCTGCGGCTGACGCTCCGCACCTCCCTGAGCCTCGGCGTCGAACCGGTGAGCCTCGTGCACGCCCTCCAGAACCACGACGAGCTCACCTACGAGCTGCTGCACTGGGAGACCCTGCACCGCGCCGACCTGTACCCGTTCCGCGACGAGGAGATCACCGGCGGGCAGCTCGCCGAGACGGTTCGTGCCGACCTGGTGTCGAAGCTGACCGGAGACGCGGCCGACTACAACATGGTCTTCACCACCAACGGCATCGCCTGCACCACCGCCTCGGTCATCGCCGCGACGCAGGGCCACACCACGCTGGCGTCGATCACCGATGAGGATGTCGCGAGCATCCGTGCCGCCCACCTCTGCCTGGTGCGCTTCAACGCCTGGCAGCCCGGCGTCTTTGCCCTCTCGGCCTGGGATCTGCTCGGCATGCTGCCGGTGCCGGTCGACGAGGTGCGCGACCTCATCGCCGACGGCGACACCCGCTGGATCGAGCGCGGCGCCCACGACCTGATGAACGTGTTCCCCGAGGCCACGGCGTCGAGTTCGGGCATGCCCCGCGGCCGCTCGCTCTACGGTCCCCTGCCCGAGCAGCTCGACACGCCCGGCTCGTTCGCGCTGTCGGTGCGGCAGATCCTCGACCTCCGTTCGACCTACGGGCTCGACATCGCCAGCCAGGTCGACATCCCGGATGTCGCGCACCCCGGCATGCTCGTCATGGTGCACCGCCTCGACGAAGGCGACATCACGATCGAGGATCCGCGCCTGCAGATCACCGTGCTGAACTTCACCGGAGAGGAGATCGACGGCACCGTCCGCTCCGACGCCCTGATCGCCCGCCGCGCGGTCATCGACGCGACGACCCGCGAGGAGACCGGGCGGGTGGATGACCTGCAGAGCTTCTCCGTGAGCCTCCCGCCCTACGGTGGCCTGTTCCTCATCATCGAGCCGGAGGTCGAGGCGGCGGAGTGA
- a CDS encoding GntR family transcriptional regulator, with protein MNESSSIRSIPQSSSLRAEVERALSVAIISGELEPGTVVSVPGLATQFGVSATPVREAMLDLEKRGFVESVRNKGFRITTVGEDDLREIVQARRWLEVPAIRIAAEEFPENRLPEFRAMAEQIIRAAAAADFAAYLAADSHFHLELIALTGNRRLVRLVEELRSQTRMVGLAELKDTRELELSATEHHELLDLLVAGDADAAEKLLHAHIGHVLGWWAGLAEDQLETSTLPTK; from the coding sequence ATGAACGAGAGCTCTTCGATCCGAAGCATCCCGCAGTCGTCGAGTCTCCGCGCCGAAGTGGAGCGCGCACTCTCGGTCGCGATCATCTCCGGCGAACTCGAGCCGGGCACGGTCGTGTCGGTTCCCGGGCTCGCCACCCAGTTCGGGGTGTCGGCGACCCCGGTGCGCGAGGCCATGCTCGACCTCGAGAAGCGGGGGTTCGTCGAGTCGGTGCGCAACAAGGGTTTCCGCATCACCACCGTCGGCGAAGACGACCTCCGCGAGATCGTTCAGGCGCGCCGCTGGTTGGAGGTGCCGGCGATCCGGATCGCCGCGGAGGAGTTCCCGGAAAATCGCCTCCCGGAGTTCCGCGCGATGGCGGAGCAGATCATCCGGGCAGCCGCGGCCGCCGACTTCGCCGCCTACCTGGCTGCGGACTCGCACTTCCATCTCGAACTGATCGCGCTGACGGGCAATCGCCGGCTCGTGAGGCTCGTCGAGGAACTCCGCAGCCAGACCCGCATGGTCGGCCTTGCCGAGCTGAAGGACACCCGCGAACTCGAACTCTCGGCAACGGAACACCACGAACTACTCGACCTGCTCGTCGCGGGCGACGCCGACGCAGCCGAGAAACTGCTGCATGCGCACATCGGCCACGTGCTCGGCTGGTGGGCGGGCCTCGCCGAAGACCAGCTCGAAACCTCCACCCTCCCCACGAAATGA
- the proC gene encoding pyrroline-5-carboxylate reductase, with protein MTTPHSFPTTALLGAGSMGQAVLAGLLRPDVTVEGGIRATTRSASRAATVPEHPSLSVYSTETDPRANQVAVTDARIVIVGVKPYMVTDLLAEIAPSLAPDAIVVSLAAGVTLDVFERALPSSVAVVRAMPNTPSLIGKGVTGLAQGKRASDEQFALVTALFELVGDVVAVPEGEIDALSSISGSGPAYFFYLVEQLTAAAVAKGFTPSQAATLVNGTFIGAAALLEHTGEDPAELRRRVTSPKGTTEQAIRVLSEGGLEKLFTEATDAAVARSKELASGS; from the coding sequence TTGACCACCCCACACTCCTTTCCCACGACGGCCCTCCTCGGTGCCGGTTCCATGGGCCAGGCCGTGCTCGCCGGGCTCCTCCGCCCCGACGTCACGGTCGAGGGCGGCATCAGGGCGACCACGAGGTCGGCGTCGCGCGCGGCGACCGTGCCCGAGCATCCGTCGCTCAGCGTGTACAGCACCGAGACCGACCCCCGGGCGAACCAGGTGGCCGTGACGGATGCCCGCATCGTCATCGTCGGAGTGAAGCCGTACATGGTCACCGACCTGCTGGCCGAGATCGCCCCCTCGCTCGCGCCGGACGCCATCGTCGTGAGCCTCGCCGCCGGCGTCACCCTCGATGTGTTCGAGCGCGCCCTGCCGTCGTCGGTCGCGGTCGTGCGGGCGATGCCGAACACGCCCTCGCTCATCGGCAAGGGTGTCACCGGGCTGGCGCAGGGGAAGCGCGCGAGCGACGAGCAGTTCGCGCTGGTGACGGCGCTGTTCGAGCTGGTCGGCGACGTGGTCGCTGTTCCCGAGGGCGAGATCGATGCGCTCAGCTCGATCTCCGGATCGGGTCCGGCGTACTTCTTCTACCTCGTCGAGCAGCTCACCGCGGCGGCTGTCGCGAAGGGCTTCACGCCCTCGCAGGCGGCAACACTCGTGAACGGCACGTTCATCGGTGCCGCTGCGCTGCTGGAGCACACGGGGGAGGATCCGGCCGAGCTCCGGCGCCGCGTCACCAGCCCCAAGGGCACCACCGAGCAGGCCATCCGCGTGCTGTCGGAGGGCGGCCTCGAGAAGCTGTTCACGGAGGCGACGGATGCTGCGGTGGCGCGCTCGAAGGAGCTGGCGTCGGGTAGCTGA